The Nicotiana tabacum cultivar K326 chromosome 5, ASM71507v2, whole genome shotgun sequence sequence TGAATCTCTCTCTATTTCTCATCTTGGATAACAAGAGAATATGCTTGACCAATAGAAGGCAAAGGAGAAGATAACAGGATGTTACTACTGACCCCTATGAATGTATCATTGAGCCCCATTAAAAACTACAATAACCTCTCATCTTGGTGTGCCTTTACATTCTTAGCTTTAGCTCCACACTCACAATCACAAATACAAGCAGAGAAGGTGTTTAATACATCAAATTCATCCCATAGGCTCTTCATCTTAGTGAAATAGGTAGAGATACTTGTATTACCTTGAATAACAGCACTGGGTTCCTTTTGTAGTTGAAATAATTTTGCTCCATTTGTTTGCCCAAACCTGTCTTCTAGGTCACTCCAGAGATCCTCGGCACTTTGTGAGTACAAAACACTTTCAGCTATCTCCTTGGACAAGGAATTCAACAGCCATGAGAGGACCATATCATTACACCTAGCCCATATCCTTTGGAGACCAGAATCAACAGGTGGAGTAGTTAGGGTTCCATCAATGAACCCCAACTTATTCTTTGCAGATAAAGCAATGACCAATGCCCTTCTCCATCCTCAATATCTTTTGCCATCAAAGACTGAAGTAGCCAAATTCATGCCTGGATAGTCTGAAGGATGAAGGTAGTAGGGATGTGAAGAGTCCACTACACCTGTTGTAGGAGAAACTACAGTTGCAGCAGTGGTGGTAGAAGAATATGAAATAACAGTATCAATAGGTATTCCATTTGTGCCCATTGGAGATCTGATGAAAAGTTAGAAGAATGAAGGAAAATGAAGATGATTTGAGAACGAAGGAAACAACGAGCAACTcaaacctgctctgataccatgatagaATTGAAGAAACTTTGTGAAAATTTTCTATGTATATTGACTGTGTAGTAACATTCTGTACAATGTTCATATTTATACAAGAGAAAATGAATCTACCCTATAACAAACTATGACAAGTGACACTATTCTATATGCTACTGTATAACAAATTTATTGGATAAATACATTTGGATAAAGAATTCTAATTACAGGGTGTATCTATGCTGTATTTAAATGCTTCTAGAAGTGTAGGCCTTCAGCTGTATAATTTGTATCAGTCCAGCAACCCAAAACTAGTGACCCAAAATGCAAGGCCTAATTCTCTAATAAACTTAAGGCTGACCAATTCTTTTGGACACAACCTAGCCACATGAGTGTATTCTTCTTGCTTCGTGCATATCACCATGTGAAAGACAAcaactttcttcctttctttcatAACCATTATCATCTACACCAACAACATACCACAtaacaatgaaaatgaaaaaatatgaagaaaaacccaaCAATCTATAGTGTATAGGTCTAGCTAGCTGAATTAGGATTAAATATATAGTGAGATTTTTACATTtctatacactatatgaaactatattaccctccctactcaagttttgctataattatgttttatatacccaattaccatttatgtacattttaagggaattaatgataataattagtgtcctaaaatAACTCTAACGTATCTTCCactcccccacgtttctctctccacatcccACGCTCCTCCCCACGTGTCCTGCACTTACCCAcgattccaccattgacaaccattaaaaagctttgaagctttgaattcgaatttgaatttttaaaaaacattatttgtttgaattgggtgttgttgcaaagaattgagaattctctctacgtctctctctatctctcaatccctaatttcagtaatgtaaagcaaaggaaaagagagaagcagttccaccattgacaaccattaaaaagctttgaaactttgaattcgaatttgggttttcaaaaaccattatttgttggattgagtgttgttgcaaacaattgagaatatggtttggagtttatatctcaattttgagaatgttttggtgaagattagacttgattttggctgaatttcagattgaaactcgtcgaagaagaataagaagacatgatatacattacatttacgaaattgtagtaaaattgtagaaaatttgtagaaaaattatattctgttgtttaaatattttttttatttaactattgtatgaaagttgaacaacattgtataaaaattatatttaagttgtatgatattgtagttgtatataattgagtagaaataatgtatgaaaattgaagataagttgtagataagttatataatatataattagttgtatgaagtTTAtgtttactatgtataaatcagatacaaaatatataaaggcAGAAATAATGTGTGATAAATTTTATAGatcatattgtataaaatttgtatttaagttgtatattattgtagttgtatttaactaggtagaaataatgtgtgataaattatagataaattgtataatatataattagttggataaaatttatttttactatatataAATGCATTGCATTACAGAGAAAATAGATTAGTTAGTCCGTCTTGTACTTTGACCTTTAAGTTCCTAACTATGGAAACTATAGACAAATTTCTTCCCCCTGCTTCTtgcaaataaaaagaaagaagaaaaagaacatttatgtgattttcggccaaaaaaatgtCCCTCTGCTGCAGTATACTCCTTTCCTGTTCTATAAAATTACAATCTTTTCAGGTTCAACAAGATCTGCTACCAATTTACCATAAAGCTAAAGTCCTCTTTTCAACGGCTAAAATAACTTATGCTCCTATATATTAGCACgcgatttttgcctcatacgaattactccaaaataatttctaaaattaggtcttttctttaattatgtgttatttttaggaattattgtgtgatttccgTGATTGTtcgcatatatttgtgtgcatgtttaattttgttaatgcattaaaaatacaaaaatatagcattttcatttgagatttgatttttacattttttggaattaattaataattagatgttttacaaaaatgaaaattcaaaaaaaaaatatataacatatttttgtaattttagtcaaattgtgtgattttcttttaatttggcatttaattatttgtgataattaatagttagaattaattattatttttaagttaatttggtgttttataagtaattaggattttagttttaattgttgaaaagaaaaaggaaaagaaaattgaaaaagaaaagagaataagaagagaaaaatctggttgggccaatttagccaggcccaaaatcaaaactcagccaaacccattgagaataagaagagaaaatctggttgggccaatttactaattgagaagctCCTAATAGTGGTATGATAGTATttgcattatcaaattaactaaaaacactaattgagtggacaattaagtggatgattaaagaaatgaaaagttgaattggtagtggaaaatgcactaattgaatgcccatttaagggagctgaaaatcagattagagaagaaaaaaaagaggggggcggagagagcggtatacactcgctatacactctggatacactagatatacaggggcagagagctaagaaaacttggaagagATTCTAAGAGAGGGAGACAAGAAAACATTCTGAAAATACTGGAAAAAAAACTGgaatttactgtttcattgatttctaTTTTCTGGTTTTCAATTTTGAATTGGCTGAAACCATCTTCCATATACTGTTTCATTGAACTATCTGGGGTTAATAGCTGGATTAAAACTGGGACTATTTTGTTGCTGCTGGTGATTGCTGTTGTTTTTACTTCTGATCTCACCCCCTTTtgactttcatttccaggtattccTTCATACCCTTTGCTAACAAATGAAGTGCCACAAGTTGGAACCAGATTGAATTTGTATACAGATTTGGATGTTCGAATTGGAATTTGAATAAGAGTCTTGTTTGAATGTTAAATTCTATTAGCTTCTGCTGTTTatacttttgttttcttgttatgatTCATGTGTTAAGTTGTCCAACTGTGCTCAAGGTATAGATTGTATACAACAATagcttctgctgaaattttggcTATGTATGTATAGATTGCCTAGTCTTAAGTGTAACCAATTGATATTTCCATATAGTTTATGCCTTAGTTTAAAATGGGATTATTGTTGATTGATATATATAAAGTTCTTATTCATGCCCCGACTCATTTTTCTCCCCTCCTCAACAGTTAAAAAGATTATGAGAGATCACTGGTAGGTATGGCTTCAGGGATTCGATCCTGAAGTCCTTGCTTGCAGCTGGCGTTGCCAAAATATTCAGGCCCTTCCGCTAATAAAATGGTTTAATAAAGCCTTGTTGTTTGGAAGGGACTTCTCAAGTACTTTAGTGTTAAATAATTAAGGTcttaaaaaatggaaatttgaggcaagccatagttagacacttagtaacaaatggctcttgtgttaatttcataatgtagaggtaaaataataaatattcctagagaaacctttagggccgtttaaaatattatcgtgattgtagacatgttcgcgtgacataattacgaattttcaaaaataaattaaggttCGCGTCCGCGCGACTTTGACtaagttttttttcttaaataaattaagtgttgtgaattgtgtacacgtacgcatgacatGACTCTTGACACGCCAAACCACACGAGTATACGTATGCGTAACTCGATAATTCTGTAAGTACGAGTAAATCacgtaattaaaagcggtaaaggtaAAAATGCATGTAGTTTCTAAacacataattaaataatttaagccaagtataaatggttaagcgaccgtgctagaatcacgaaaTTCgggagtgtctaacaccttcttccgggttaacagaatttcttactcggatttctggtttgcaggttacaatacagagtcaatcttttcctcgatttgggattcgaatcggtgacttgggacaccataaattatcccaagtggcaactctgaatctttaaataaacgaatctcatttcgaataatgtcactttaattggaaaaactcccttatataccttcgggtgtaggaaaaaggaggtgtgacagctctggcgactctgctggggaagcaaacccagaatctctgattcagggttcaagaattcgagtttagaataattgttatagttggctttatccattatctgattttgttacatgatttgggcctaatgtgctaattgattgcttttaccgctttgatattccgtgaactgtatataaactgttgcgaaatccctcttctctctgagtcttctaaatcatgaagaagtgtgcacttcgtgtaacttctcttctgttagagtcatatcccaaatttagaacgaggttcggacaagttgcaaagccgacgaagcttctgtattcccggtacgctgcccccctcggctcgagctgttcgcccgggtaagccaggtctagaacaaacacccaggttctgaacctagaataactcaacttcatgccggatccctagtaggaacgcttatttgcatcatgtgcatttgacttaggggactcaacacaggggttgggttcgtctaggacaagcaacctgaaatgaaaaagaccatcctaatgtATCCTACTTattttctgtgcatttatttgttcggacttgcatgctgatcggcttctgaatctcgggaatatcagaaatttgagaaaaagaaaaaaggagagagaggaaatagcagtgtagagagttaattacctatttttagaaTAAAACCAATGCCaaaatactgtcgaaactctgccgaaattttgagaaaataaaaagaaaatattttatgtttttaaaattatttgttttacTCAAAAAGCAAAAATGCGTGAAAAAgagttttttattttagtttgtcttgttttcaaaaacggagaagaaaaatagtttgtttgtttgttataaaaggaacaaaggaaaaagaatcttgttttcaaaaatagctagtttctctgcccgaactacgcaggtttgattctcaccggatgtgagatacgtaggcaactctcatcgggtccaacttccccttttgcaaaaataaccaaaaatgtcaaattttaattttcgtcataaataagtcgggtgatgctgtttttgtcaaaaatagccgattgtccccaaaagggacgccggaaggccgattttgcataaatagccacctttggtcatttttaagatttcgaTCGGTTaatccacacagccttaaaatcttcgtctccaaagtgctgaaaggccgtgtttgaaaaACCGGGTCTTtcattttagtttggaaaaaaaaatagtagttttgttttgaatcaaataaatttacctttttcttaatcaccttaataaatgtgcaggatgagcacaaatacAAATGAATCTTTCACCATACTTAATGAGGTCCCCCTCCAGCTctacatgtggtggaatgatatgggagAAGGCAACAAAGAAATAGTGGCTAGAATCCTGGGAGGTCTTGTCGGTCTAC is a genomic window containing:
- the LOC142180863 gene encoding uncharacterized protein LOC142180863, with amino-acid sequence MGTNGIPIDTVISYSSTTTAATVVSPTTGVVDSSHPYYLHPSDYPGWRRALVIALSAKNKLGFIDGTLTTPPVDSGLQRIWARCNDMVLSWLLNSLSKEIAESVLYSQSAEDLWSDLEDRFGQTNGAKLFQLQKEPSAVIQGVSSNILLSSPLPSIGQAYSLVIQDEK